A genomic window from Xenorhabdus cabanillasii includes:
- a CDS encoding RHS repeat-associated core domain-containing protein, protein MAQTLYSKTPSVVVMDNRGLNVRTVQYYRHPDTVDFTDERISFSQYTLAGFPERIFSPRQYDLWKRDNSIKPDRASIQSLSGMALQTEGTDDGVAAALNDIAGRPVISVDAMGVKRRYLYEENHLAGRLLSITEQAPDQEFSVVERFVWSGNGEQEKAYNLVGTCVSRYDTAGREECQSVSLLGSPLRITRQLLPDDIEADWQGNTPNDWNTLFSGNVSGNSFTTCMTADVTGALLIQTDAMGNQLRYEYDRAGQLKSHWLTPAQGKEKNIIASLTYSAAGQTLTQKDGNGILTTNLYEQKTQRLSESRVERPSDHPSGATILQNFHYKYDPVGNVVSVYDHAQAVRYWRNQKISPENQYTYDSFYQLVSATGREMSTLSGSISSLPSPLIPVSNGDDVHTNYIRRYTYDRGNNLTQIQHNAPGSRNNHATSLTVSSRNNRAVLSAFTTDPEQVDTWFDAGGHQTSLLPGQKLTYNQRGELSQVTPVSRDTEMDEEWYRYNEDSQRLVKVSQYLNGNTQRKARTVYLPGLELRTMFRGNTLNEELHIITAGHVRLLHWVSGQPAEIEGDQLRYSYSNFTGSSAMEVDEAGKVISQEEYYPYGGTSIWTVRNQTEAAYKFHRYSGKERDATGLYYYGLRYYQPWAGRWLSADPGGIIDGLNMFSMVHNNPVNGVDSDGGASLMSNVITLIGGIFNNGFSLPSFSRPSFSWPSFSLPSFSRPSFSFDFDFSFDFSPVGVVKKIAGPAIKFVYKKAYKKLLNYALSKAKTEQQKRNIIRGFRGVSVGVGVAVAIAGVVSSAGLAIPVAVGVVAAGGAIAGAVGVFAGPISRSLSKAYAKLFRGRTAAHLSTATGNFMAGGSAGSAAVAHGVTSVNDPVLKRQGRTGEYRSLAGAEVGIASGTVSAVLNDDLVKSGIAASAAAMGSQVSESQKTLEGVGDVAATAAIEGASAGRKLAKAFGLRSLTARAVETVAEVATNVDISPASLIENSSTAIYAHGKTFLHVRTEDTNNFEAFRNIEETLPADGDAGWLSGALENVWGWFSWSRNQNQESFA, encoded by the coding sequence ATGGCACAGACACTATATTCAAAAACCCCGTCCGTTGTAGTTATGGATAACCGTGGTTTAAACGTCAGAACGGTTCAGTATTACCGCCATCCGGATACTGTGGATTTTACTGATGAACGCATTTCTTTTAGTCAATATACGCTGGCTGGCTTTCCGGAGCGGATTTTTTCACCACGTCAATATGATTTGTGGAAAAGAGATAACAGCATAAAACCAGACAGGGCCAGTATCCAAAGTTTGAGCGGTATGGCTCTCCAAACAGAAGGTACCGATGATGGCGTTGCGGCGGCATTAAATGATATTGCAGGACGGCCAGTTATCAGTGTTGATGCAATGGGAGTGAAACGGCGATATTTATATGAGGAAAACCATCTGGCAGGGCGCTTGCTGAGTATTACTGAACAAGCACCAGATCAAGAATTCAGTGTTGTTGAACGTTTTGTTTGGTCGGGAAATGGTGAACAAGAAAAGGCATATAACCTGGTTGGAACCTGTGTATCGCGCTACGATACGGCAGGCCGTGAAGAATGTCAGAGCGTATCTTTATTAGGAAGTCCCCTAAGAATAACCCGTCAGCTATTGCCAGATGATATAGAAGCTGATTGGCAGGGAAATACACCTAATGATTGGAATACCTTATTTTCCGGGAATGTTTCCGGGAATAGTTTTACTACGTGTATGACGGCGGATGTCACTGGCGCGCTACTGATACAAACTGATGCTATGGGTAATCAGCTGCGTTACGAATATGACCGGGCAGGCCAGTTAAAAAGTCATTGGTTAACCCCTGCACAGGGAAAAGAAAAAAATATCATTGCATCTCTGACCTATTCTGCCGCAGGGCAGACACTAACCCAAAAAGATGGTAATGGGATCTTGACAACAAATCTGTATGAACAAAAAACCCAGAGGTTGTCTGAGAGCCGGGTTGAACGGCCATCCGATCATCCATCCGGGGCCACAATTTTGCAGAATTTTCATTATAAATATGATCCGGTAGGAAATGTTGTCAGTGTTTACGATCATGCACAGGCTGTGCGGTACTGGCGTAACCAGAAAATTTCCCCCGAAAATCAATATACCTATGACTCGTTTTACCAACTGGTTAGTGCCACTGGCCGGGAAATGTCAACTCTTTCTGGCTCAATCAGTTCTCTTCCATCACCACTGATTCCGGTATCCAATGGTGATGACGTGCATACCAATTACATTCGTCGCTACACTTATGATCGTGGAAACAATCTTACACAAATCCAACATAATGCGCCGGGTAGTCGCAATAACCATGCAACATCTCTGACAGTTTCTTCTCGCAACAATCGTGCGGTACTGAGCGCGTTTACCACTGATCCGGAGCAAGTAGATACTTGGTTTGATGCTGGTGGACATCAAACTTCATTATTGCCGGGTCAGAAGCTTACGTATAACCAACGCGGAGAATTATCTCAAGTAACTCCGGTTAGTCGCGACACTGAGATGGATGAAGAATGGTATCGCTATAATGAAGACAGTCAGCGGCTGGTTAAAGTCAGTCAATATCTGAATGGCAATACTCAACGTAAAGCGCGAACAGTCTATCTTCCCGGACTGGAATTAAGAACGATGTTCAGGGGAAATACACTCAATGAAGAGCTACATATTATAACCGCGGGCCACGTCAGGCTACTTCACTGGGTGTCAGGTCAGCCAGCCGAAATTGAAGGTGACCAGTTACGTTATTCCTACAGTAACTTTACCGGCAGTAGTGCGATGGAAGTTGATGAAGCCGGGAAAGTTATCAGCCAAGAGGAATATTATCCTTATGGTGGAACGTCAATCTGGACTGTTCGAAATCAGACTGAAGCAGCTTATAAGTTTCACAGATATTCAGGAAAAGAAAGAGATGCAACCGGGCTCTATTATTACGGCCTGCGATATTATCAGCCATGGGCGGGACGTTGGCTTAGTGCAGATCCCGGTGGCATTATTGATGGATTAAATATGTTCAGTATGGTGCATAATAACCCCGTCAACGGCGTTGATAGTGATGGAGGAGCATCATTGATGAGCAACGTCATTACGTTGATCGGTGGAATATTCAACAATGGATTTTCTTTGCCAAGCTTCTCCAGACCGTCGTTTTCCTGGCCATCATTTTCTCTACCTTCGTTCTCCAGACCATCGTTCTCGTTTGATTTTGATTTTTCTTTTGATTTCAGCCCAGTAGGTGTAGTTAAGAAAATTGCAGGGCCTGCCATAAAGTTCGTATATAAAAAAGCATATAAAAAGTTGCTTAATTATGCGCTTAGTAAAGCAAAAACAGAGCAGCAGAAGAGAAATATTATTCGTGGATTCAGGGGCGTAAGTGTTGGTGTCGGTGTCGCGGTTGCCATTGCGGGGGTTGTGTCAAGCGCAGGGCTGGCGATACCTGTTGCTGTTGGTGTGGTTGCCGCAGGCGGGGCTATTGCCGGAGCTGTTGGTGTTTTTGCTGGCCCTATTTCACGCTCTTTATCTAAGGCTTACGCCAAATTATTCCGCGGGCGCACAGCCGCGCATTTGTCTACTGCGACAGGTAATTTTATGGCTGGTGGAAGTGCTGGCAGCGCGGCGGTTGCTCATGGTGTGACAAGCGTGAATGATCCTGTTTTAAAACGGCAGGGACGGACGGGTGAATACAGAAGCTTAGCTGGTGCTGAGGTAGGCATTGCATCCGGCACAGTTTCCGCTGTTTTAAATGACGATCTGGTTAAATCAGGTATTGCCGCAAGTGCGGCTGCAATGGGTTCTCAGGTGTCTGAGTCTCAGAAAACACTGGAAGGGGTTGGAGACGTAGCTGCGACAGCAGCGATAGAAGGTGCATCAGCAGGGCGCAAATTAGCTAAAGCGTTTGGTCTTCGCAGCCTGACTGCGCGTGCAGTTGAAACTGTAGCTGAAGTTGCAACTAATGTAGATATTTCGCCTGCGTCTTTAATCGAAAATTCCAGTACCGCCATTTATGCCCATGGAAAAACCTTCCTGCATGTGAGAACAGAAGACACTAATAACTTTGAAGCATTTCGAAATATAGAGGAAACCCTACCTGCTGATGGTGATGCAGGATGGTTAAGTGGAGCTCTGGAAAATGTATGGGGATGGTTTAGCTGGTCCAGAAATCAGAATCAGGAAAGTTTTGCCTGA
- a CDS encoding amino acid adenylation domain-containing protein, translated as MNTLPVVPLTPYQKEIYYESQRNPESRQFTISIAKILKEDINLEKLFYSVNNVLSHDVTCRLRIIEQEGVLSQQIQNITDNQAEIIDAEGEDVAVLFKKWSERVFNLDDKSLLEIALLRNLKNGGIAIFFRAHHIVCDGWGINHLAKKIADYYQNNEINPRGFSHNSEKYISAIIEQETILSKPEIGQQITELVMLTQRHEPVFFNRRKKTHLSRFIQHRYILAKADVEKFISQGMNPYQVIMSAVTILLSRIHNNTGLTIGIPLLNRRINQLNIAGQWANTLPLAIEVNAEDTLIELAARIKTEIKKLKTFEHIPLGRLLKSMGTTKRQGFDVTVSYNHSSVTATSRDTYKNEDIYAAATAHENDALAIHIHTYGDNSEVAVDITGATDIFDDDYPFETFTASLERITQQLIASPTQTVSQLNLSSAEEMAQLALFEQGPIAEFSQQETLSTLFDNQVSLHGETVAITNSGGQPALTYTQFQIRIDNMVTVLLKEGVRKGDIVAILMDRSTDMLTAIFAVLKAGAAYLPVDPNYPQERIDYMLKDSGATVIISDKMSQSLIDPSYIIIDGGNISAQENIKQLNLSKADSLAYMIYTSGSTGQPKGVMINHYSVVNRIEWMQERYPLDNTDVILQKTPISFDVSVWELFWWSISGASVHLLPPGAHKDPLEIIKAISTHNVTTLHFVPSMLQPFLDILEAKPELVEKLTSLRRVFTSGEALPSARVNQFRKIFSSFGLNAPVLINLYGPTEATIDVSYFEFIPENNEVIKRVPIGFPINNISLRIMSQHGTRQSIGLAGELQISGVGLARGYHSKPELTDEKFILDGGERWYRTGDLARWLSDGSIEYLGRIDNQVKIRGNRIELGEVQNTLEHIQGISQAEVLPQKNNNGDAYLCAYYVITNHDVANNPNFTSEKLRKTLLEFLPDFMVPLKFFRVPYIPLTPNGKVDRGALGALAETEVSGNYDDVQTETEYQLAEIWKRVLKIENLSVQDNFYTLGGDSILMLKVRSDAEKVGINVTLSELSQYLTIAELSQQIDSDRKIKRTAELSPFALIKEKERAALSQYEDAFPVTQLQLGLIYHSQQSKSLATYKDVFRYTLKGKWEPEIFRKSAAATIQRHPALRSYFNLADFSEPLQIINHSINPDDAIDIQDLSLLTLAESEQLIKECMEKSSRQDYQFDRAPLYHISLFKTADTIEMVFSFHHALLDGGSVANLIRELFFRYLNEGIYFSETDVIPSPALYVQDELHALQDQEHRVFWKNMFNQLPRTQFSSYRLYESLPVNRIFSKKAIIPKEIEKKLDILVQHEHVSIKSVFFAAHCLTVAKVTAQDEIATGLVTHGRPDAQNSEQTLGLFLNTLPVRFSVSNKTWKECIHSVFSAEQRHAPYRKYPLNAIQQVAGEGAKISSAFNYIRFHILTEIFGGPDLSLIGFDPWEETNFEILFNVMTDFITGQHYLRCDFDGNVFSQVQADTYMDTYMTILNRMVSHGDQPATLSQPITQRSKIPSSKFISTLDMIAKNVREQPDAIAIRYHDMQWSYEKLWSESGKIASELISKGVVQNIPIAIILERSPTLVASLIGVMRAGGVCLPLDLSYPAQRIEAMVEQAQPTLAIVDDKSATLLNIVTVPAMRVDKLINGNTHVPDREIAPEQLAYLLFTSGSTGKPKGVAMPHRSLSNLIGWQNETHTGKNIRSTLQYAPLSFDVSFQEIFSALTSGGELHLISEDERRDPLQLLHIINNYRTERIYLPYIALQQLAETAVALDTYPKNLKVVISSGEQLRVTEDIRLFVGQINNGILENQYGPTETHVITAFTMAGDPKSFPALPPIGKSITNSDVVLLNSQLEEVALGEQGEIYARGLPVAPGYYRQPELTAERFIMLKDGDEPLYRTGDLGVKLKDGNILCLGRKDTQVKVRGYRIELAEIELAVSGTPDADKVLKDVAVVVQQHGENDSFLVAFLIGEKNEAFAGRVQQHLSEMLPRHMLPSQIEWLESLPKTPGGKRDDAALRNMRIIHRNNDVEDIAPRDNYEQVLCDLAADLLKIPSLSIHQNLFDNGGTSLTAMRMVVLVDKHFGVSIPLSLFISNPTVAQLAVYIREKGGYPKFSPLVPMRTEGHKRPLFFVHPMGGNVLSYLRLVKYLPKDQPFYALQAYGVDAGSKPLTSIQEQAANYLEAIRQIQPHGPYSIGGWSYGGFVAFEMARQLKENGEEVANLFVLDTVALNMESQEKVNEEALLRWFFWELLWINEGATLPEQIVPEHITSLQERFEYITEHAIATGVIPQGSSRAVVQRLFDVYQTNWKAATDYAAYKAEINMTLLHATRPLPEVLRSMHDAVRSKYRDPKNGWESKTTGSINVIDVSGDHLEIMEEPYVEEVAKAILREMKASSPIKQALLVSEEV; from the coding sequence ATGAACACATTACCAGTTGTACCTCTTACTCCGTATCAAAAAGAAATTTACTATGAATCTCAACGTAATCCAGAAAGTCGTCAATTCACAATATCCATCGCAAAAATATTAAAAGAAGATATTAACCTTGAAAAACTTTTTTATTCAGTTAATAACGTTCTTAGCCATGATGTGACATGCCGGTTGCGCATTATTGAACAAGAGGGTGTGTTAAGTCAGCAGATACAAAATATTACCGATAACCAAGCAGAGATAATTGATGCAGAAGGTGAGGATGTTGCTGTCCTCTTTAAAAAATGGTCAGAACGCGTTTTTAATCTGGATGATAAATCACTCCTTGAGATCGCCCTGTTACGAAACCTGAAAAATGGCGGCATAGCTATTTTTTTTCGTGCCCATCATATTGTTTGTGATGGTTGGGGAATAAACCACTTAGCAAAAAAAATTGCTGATTATTATCAGAATAATGAAATTAATCCAAGAGGTTTTTCTCACAACTCTGAGAAATATATCTCAGCAATCATTGAACAAGAAACAATTCTGTCAAAACCAGAAATAGGACAGCAAATAACAGAATTGGTTATGCTTACACAACGCCACGAACCCGTTTTTTTTAATCGGAGAAAGAAAACTCATTTATCTCGTTTCATACAGCATCGATATATACTGGCTAAGGCGGATGTTGAGAAATTTATTTCTCAAGGAATGAATCCCTACCAAGTCATTATGTCTGCGGTTACTATTTTATTATCACGAATACACAATAACACCGGGCTAACAATAGGTATCCCGTTGCTCAACCGCCGTATTAATCAACTTAATATTGCAGGTCAATGGGCTAATACACTGCCATTGGCTATTGAGGTCAACGCAGAGGATACCCTTATTGAGTTGGCGGCTCGTATTAAAACAGAAATCAAAAAACTAAAAACGTTTGAGCATATTCCTCTTGGGCGTTTGCTTAAGTCTATGGGGACGACAAAGCGTCAAGGGTTTGATGTCACTGTATCTTATAACCATTCATCTGTAACAGCGACTTCCCGTGATACCTATAAAAACGAAGATATCTATGCGGCGGCAACAGCTCATGAAAATGACGCTCTTGCGATCCACATACATACCTACGGGGATAATAGTGAGGTCGCTGTTGATATCACCGGCGCGACAGATATTTTCGATGACGATTATCCATTCGAAACATTTACAGCTTCTTTAGAGCGTATTACCCAACAATTGATTGCATCACCCACACAAACTGTTTCACAACTAAATCTCTCTTCGGCAGAAGAAATGGCTCAATTGGCGCTTTTTGAGCAAGGGCCTATCGCAGAATTCTCGCAGCAAGAGACTTTATCAACGTTATTTGATAATCAGGTTTCATTACACGGGGAAACCGTCGCTATCACAAATTCTGGCGGGCAGCCTGCACTTACTTATACTCAGTTCCAGATCCGTATCGACAATATGGTGACGGTTTTACTGAAAGAGGGGGTGAGGAAAGGAGACATCGTTGCCATCTTAATGGATCGCAGCACGGATATGTTGACCGCTATCTTTGCGGTATTAAAAGCAGGTGCTGCCTATTTACCCGTAGATCCCAATTATCCGCAGGAGCGGATTGATTATATGTTGAAGGACAGTGGTGCCACGGTCATCATCTCCGACAAAATGAGTCAGTCTTTAATTGATCCATCTTATATCATCATTGATGGAGGTAACATTTCAGCGCAAGAGAATATAAAGCAGCTCAACTTATCTAAAGCGGATTCTCTGGCATATATGATTTATACATCAGGTTCCACCGGTCAGCCGAAAGGCGTGATGATTAATCATTATTCAGTGGTAAACCGGATTGAATGGATGCAGGAACGTTATCCACTGGATAATACAGATGTGATACTACAAAAAACACCGATTTCATTCGACGTATCCGTTTGGGAGTTATTCTGGTGGTCGATTTCTGGGGCATCTGTTCACTTATTACCACCGGGTGCCCACAAAGATCCTTTAGAGATCATAAAAGCGATCAGTACACATAATGTGACGACATTGCACTTTGTCCCCTCTATGCTCCAGCCTTTCTTAGATATTTTGGAAGCCAAACCTGAGTTAGTGGAGAAATTAACCAGTCTGCGCCGTGTATTTACCAGCGGTGAAGCGTTACCTTCTGCACGGGTTAATCAGTTCCGTAAGATTTTTTCCTCTTTTGGATTAAATGCACCCGTGTTGATCAACCTCTATGGCCCAACAGAGGCAACCATTGATGTATCGTATTTCGAGTTTATTCCTGAAAATAATGAAGTGATCAAGCGAGTACCTATTGGTTTTCCAATCAACAACATTTCACTGAGAATTATGTCTCAGCATGGTACTCGGCAATCAATAGGTCTCGCTGGTGAGTTGCAGATTAGTGGTGTTGGATTAGCTCGTGGTTATCACAGTAAACCAGAATTAACTGACGAAAAATTCATTTTGGATGGAGGTGAGCGCTGGTATCGTACAGGGGATTTAGCAAGATGGTTATCTGACGGTAGCATCGAATATTTGGGAAGAATTGATAATCAGGTAAAAATCAGAGGTAATCGTATTGAATTGGGAGAGGTACAAAACACGCTTGAGCATATTCAGGGAATTAGTCAGGCGGAAGTTTTACCACAAAAAAACAATAATGGTGATGCTTACCTTTGCGCATACTATGTAATAACTAATCATGATGTAGCAAATAACCCGAATTTTACTTCTGAAAAACTGCGTAAAACCTTACTGGAATTTTTACCTGATTTCATGGTTCCTCTGAAATTTTTCCGGGTTCCTTACATTCCTCTTACACCAAACGGTAAAGTCGATCGTGGAGCGCTTGGCGCATTGGCGGAAACAGAAGTTTCGGGTAACTATGATGATGTTCAGACAGAAACAGAATATCAACTAGCAGAGATCTGGAAACGAGTATTAAAGATTGAAAATCTCAGTGTGCAGGATAATTTTTATACATTAGGCGGTGACTCAATCTTAATGTTGAAAGTGCGTTCTGATGCTGAAAAGGTGGGAATAAATGTCACTCTTTCTGAATTATCACAGTATTTGACGATAGCTGAGTTAAGCCAACAAATTGACTCCGATCGTAAAATTAAAAGAACCGCTGAATTATCTCCTTTCGCACTGATCAAAGAAAAAGAGCGTGCAGCACTTTCTCAATATGAGGATGCATTCCCTGTCACCCAACTCCAACTTGGCCTGATATATCATAGCCAGCAGAGTAAAAGCCTTGCCACTTATAAAGATGTTTTCCGCTATACCCTGAAAGGAAAGTGGGAACCTGAAATCTTTCGTAAAAGTGCAGCAGCGACCATCCAACGTCATCCTGCTCTTCGTTCATACTTTAACCTGGCCGATTTCAGCGAACCTTTGCAAATCATCAATCACAGCATCAATCCTGATGATGCTATAGATATTCAGGATCTCAGCTTATTGACATTGGCTGAGTCTGAACAACTTATCAAAGAATGCATGGAGAAAAGCAGTCGCCAAGACTACCAATTTGATCGTGCGCCATTATATCACATCAGCTTATTCAAGACCGCAGACACTATAGAGATGGTGTTCAGTTTCCATCATGCCCTTCTGGATGGTGGCAGTGTGGCAAATTTAATACGTGAACTCTTTTTTCGTTACTTGAATGAGGGCATATATTTTTCTGAAACTGATGTAATTCCATCACCGGCTTTGTATGTACAAGATGAACTCCATGCATTACAAGATCAGGAACATCGGGTGTTTTGGAAAAACATGTTTAATCAACTTCCCCGAACCCAATTTTCCAGCTACCGATTGTATGAAAGTTTGCCAGTAAATCGGATTTTCTCAAAAAAGGCAATTATTCCAAAAGAAATTGAAAAAAAGCTGGATATCTTAGTACAGCATGAACATGTTTCAATTAAATCGGTATTCTTTGCTGCACATTGTTTAACTGTGGCTAAGGTTACTGCTCAGGATGAAATTGCGACTGGGTTAGTCACTCATGGAAGACCGGATGCACAGAATTCAGAGCAAACACTGGGCTTGTTTCTTAATACACTCCCTGTGCGTTTCTCTGTATCAAACAAAACATGGAAAGAGTGTATCCACTCAGTATTTAGCGCTGAACAGCGTCATGCTCCATACCGTAAATACCCGCTGAATGCTATCCAGCAAGTCGCAGGTGAAGGTGCGAAAATAAGTTCCGCGTTTAATTACATTCGGTTCCACATATTAACGGAAATATTTGGTGGTCCTGATTTATCCCTTATCGGGTTTGATCCGTGGGAAGAAACTAATTTTGAAATACTGTTCAATGTTATGACTGACTTCATCACAGGCCAACATTATTTACGATGTGATTTTGACGGCAATGTTTTCTCACAAGTGCAGGCTGACACTTATATGGACACTTATATGACCATATTGAACAGAATGGTCAGTCATGGTGATCAGCCGGCAACCCTGAGCCAGCCAATTACGCAAAGAAGCAAAATACCATCCTCAAAATTCATATCAACGTTGGACATGATTGCGAAGAATGTACGGGAGCAACCTGATGCAATAGCGATTCGTTATCATGACATGCAATGGAGTTATGAAAAACTCTGGTCAGAGTCCGGTAAAATTGCTTCTGAACTGATTTCTAAAGGAGTTGTTCAAAATATACCGATTGCTATTATTCTTGAACGTTCTCCGACACTTGTTGCATCACTGATTGGTGTAATGAGAGCAGGCGGAGTCTGCTTACCATTGGATCTGAGTTATCCAGCTCAGCGTATTGAAGCAATGGTGGAACAGGCTCAGCCGACACTGGCTATTGTTGATGATAAATCCGCTACATTACTCAATATAGTGACAGTCCCGGCCATGAGGGTAGATAAGTTGATAAACGGTAATACACATGTACCGGATAGAGAAATAGCCCCTGAGCAGCTGGCTTATTTACTGTTTACCTCCGGTTCAACGGGTAAACCCAAAGGCGTGGCAATGCCACATCGCAGTCTGTCAAATTTGATTGGCTGGCAGAATGAAACACATACGGGTAAGAATATTCGTTCTACCTTACAGTATGCACCGTTGAGTTTTGATGTTTCATTTCAGGAAATCTTCTCTGCACTGACTTCTGGTGGCGAGTTACACCTTATTAGTGAAGATGAACGGCGTGATCCTTTGCAGTTACTGCATATTATCAATAACTACCGGACAGAAAGAATTTACCTGCCTTACATTGCACTGCAACAATTGGCTGAAACAGCAGTCGCACTGGACACTTACCCAAAAAACCTGAAAGTGGTTATTTCATCCGGTGAACAACTTCGGGTTACAGAAGATATTCGTCTGTTTGTTGGTCAAATAAATAACGGTATTCTTGAGAACCAATATGGCCCAACGGAAACGCATGTCATCACTGCATTTACGATGGCGGGCGATCCAAAATCCTTCCCTGCGCTTCCCCCTATTGGTAAAAGTATCACCAATTCAGATGTCGTACTCCTTAACAGTCAATTAGAAGAAGTCGCTTTGGGTGAGCAAGGTGAAATTTACGCACGTGGTTTACCGGTCGCGCCAGGTTATTACCGTCAGCCAGAACTAACCGCAGAACGCTTTATTATGCTCAAAGACGGTGATGAGCCACTGTATCGTACCGGTGATCTGGGTGTGAAGCTTAAAGACGGCAATATTCTCTGTTTAGGCCGTAAGGATACTCAGGTTAAAGTTCGTGGTTACCGTATTGAGCTGGCGGAAATAGAATTAGCGGTATCGGGTACACCTGATGCTGATAAAGTACTGAAAGACGTTGCTGTTGTCGTTCAACAGCACGGTGAAAATGATAGTTTTCTGGTCGCATTCCTGATTGGAGAAAAAAACGAAGCATTTGCAGGACGTGTACAACAACATTTGTCTGAAATGCTTCCCAGGCACATGCTCCCCTCCCAAATAGAATGGTTAGAATCATTGCCTAAGACGCCTGGTGGGAAACGTGATGATGCGGCATTGCGTAACATGCGGATCATACATAGGAATAATGATGTAGAAGATATTGCTCCGCGAGACAACTATGAGCAAGTATTGTGTGATCTGGCGGCAGACTTATTGAAAATACCCAGTTTATCTATCCATCAAAACTTGTTTGATAACGGTGGTACATCATTGACAGCCATGAGAATGGTCGTTTTGGTAGATAAACATTTCGGTGTCAGCATTCCTTTGTCCCTTTTTATCAGTAACCCAACTGTCGCACAGTTAGCTGTATATATCAGAGAAAAAGGAGGCTATCCAAAATTCAGCCCTCTTGTTCCCATGCGTACTGAGGGTCATAAACGGCCACTGTTTTTTGTCCACCCAATGGGGGGCAATGTATTGTCCTACTTACGGTTAGTGAAGTATTTACCCAAGGATCAACCTTTCTATGCGTTGCAGGCTTACGGCGTGGACGCAGGATCTAAGCCATTGACCAGTATACAAGAACAAGCGGCAAATTATCTGGAAGCCATACGTCAAATCCAGCCACATGGCCCATATTCAATCGGAGGTTGGTCTTATGGCGGATTTGTTGCATTCGAGATGGCGCGCCAATTGAAAGAAAATGGAGAAGAAGTCGCAAATCTTTTCGTCTTAGATACAGTTGCTCTAAACATGGAGTCTCAGGAAAAAGTGAATGAGGAAGCACTGTTGCGATGGTTTTTCTGGGAATTATTATGGATTAATGAAGGAGCGACTCTCCCTGAGCAGATTGTACCGGAGCATATAACTTCTTTGCAGGAACGATTCGAATACATCACAGAGCATGCAATTGCCACAGGAGTTATTCCACAAGGCAGTTCTCGGGCCGTAGTACAAAGATTATTTGACGTGTATCAGACCAATTGGAAAGCGGCTACAGATTATGCTGCTTATAAGGCAGAGATCAATATGACGTTATTACATGCAACGCGTCCATTACCTGAAGTATTACGTTCTATGCATGATGCAGTAAGAAGTAAGTATCGCGATCCTAAAAATGGCTGGGAGAGTAAGACAACGGGCAGTATCAATGTCATTGATGTGTCGGGTGATCATTTGGAAATTATGGAAGAGCCTTATGTGGAAGAAGTTGCAAAAGCAATCCTTCGGGAAATGAAGGCGTCCTCCCCTATAAAACAAGCCTTATTGGTTTCGGAGGAAGTATGA